A genomic window from Brassica oleracea var. oleracea cultivar TO1000 chromosome C8, BOL, whole genome shotgun sequence includes:
- the LOC106308232 gene encoding EGF domain-specific O-linked N-acetylglucosamine transferase isoform X1, with the protein MVQYHRLIKKGEKLRVAVEQGNSGDATAVSPPGGGGYLKSAKQKILSIIFLSFLCCCYFFSFSSFSLIDAFNREVEGLVPYEQFTAPLCSGLSYGTICCDRTGCRSDICIMKGDVRTHYTSSSIFLFTSFKNKSKPPEKIKPYTRKWETSVMETVQELNLVYKDVNDEHHNKICDVVYQNVPAVFFSTGGYTGNVYHEFNEGIIPLFITSQHFNKKVVFVIVEYRNWWVTKYKDILSQLSDYPPVDFNGDKRTHCFKEAIVGLKIHNELSVDSSLMLGNKTILDFRNLLDRAYWPRIRGLIQDEEAENKTGFKPKLVIMSRNGSRELLNENLLVKLAEEIGFFVEVLRPDKTTELAKIYKSLNCSDVMIGVHGAAMTHFLFLKPRTVFIQIMPLGTEWAAETYFGQPAEKMRLKYIGYKIKLKESSLYAEYGEDDPIIRDPKSFTRKGWDYTKKIYLERQNVTLDLKRFMKPLSRAYKYSIRRNK; encoded by the exons ATGGTGCAGTACCACAGATTAATCAAAAAAGGAGAAAAACTTAGAGTTGCAGTTGAACAAGGTAATTCCGGTGATGCTACCGCCGTCTCCCCTCCAGGAGGCGGAGGATACTTAAAGAGTGCAAAACAAAAGATTCTATCAATCATATTTCTCTCTTTCCTCTGTTGCTGCTACTTCTTCAGCTTCTCCTCTTTCTCTCTCATAG ATGCTTTTAACAGAGAAGTTGAAGGACTTGTTCCTTATGAACAGTTCACTGCACCTCTATGTTCAGGGCTCTCCTATG GAACAATTTGTTGTGACAGAACCGGTTGTAGATCAGACATATGTATCATGAAAGGAGACGTTAGAACACACTATACATCTTCGTCAATCTTCCTCTTCACATCCTTCAAAAACAAGTCCAAACCCCCTGAGAAGATCAAACCATACACAAGGAAATGGGAAACAAGTGTGATGGAAACAGTTCAAGAACTCAATCTCGTCTACAAAGATGTCAATGATGAACATCACAACAAGATCTGCGATGTTGTGTACCAAAACGTTCCCGCTGTGTTTTTCTCAACGGGTGGATACACTGGAAACGTCTACCACGAGTTCAACGAAGGAATCATCCCTTTGTTCATCACTTCACAGCATTTCAACAAGAAGGTTGTGTTTGTGATCGTTGAGTATCGTAATTGGTGGGTTACTAAATATAAAGATATCCTCTCTCAGCTATCTGATTATCCTCCCGTGGACTTCAATGGCGACAAGAGAACACACTGTTTCAAGGAAGCTATCGTGGGGTTAAAGATTCACAACGAGTTGAGTGTTGACTCATCGTTAATGCTTGGGAATAAAACGATTCTTGACTTCAGAAACTTGTTGGATCGTGCTTACTGGCCACGTATCCGTGGATTGATTCAAGACGAAGAAGCAGAGAACAAGACTGGTTTCAAACCTAAACTGGTTATTATGTCAAGAAACGGATCAAGAGAGCTACTTAACGAGAATCTTCTGGTGAAACTAGCGGAGGAGATTGGTTTCTTTGTCGAGGTTTTGAGACCGGACAAAACAACAGAGCTGGCGAAAATCTACAAATCTTTGAACTGTAGTGATGTAATGATCGGTGTTCACGGAGCTGCGATGACGCATTTCCTTTTCTTGAAACCGAGAACCGTGTTTATACAGATTATGCCGTTAGGAACCGAGTGGGCTGCTGAGACTTACTTTGGACAACCAGCTGAGAAGATGAGGTTGAAGTACATTGGTTACAAGATTAAATTGAAAGAGAGCTCTTTATACGCTGAGTATGGTGAAGATGATCCTATAATTAGAGATCCAAAGAGTTTTACTAGAAAAGGATGGGATTACACTAAGAAGATTTATCTTGAGCGCCAAAACGTGACGCTTGATTTGAAAAGATTCATGAAACCGTTGTCTCGTGCTTATAAGTACTCCATTAGACGAAACAAGTGA
- the LOC106308232 gene encoding EGF domain-specific O-linked N-acetylglucosamine transferase isoform X2, translated as MLPPGTICCDRTGCRSDICIMKGDVRTHYTSSSIFLFTSFKNKSKPPEKIKPYTRKWETSVMETVQELNLVYKDVNDEHHNKICDVVYQNVPAVFFSTGGYTGNVYHEFNEGIIPLFITSQHFNKKVVFVIVEYRNWWVTKYKDILSQLSDYPPVDFNGDKRTHCFKEAIVGLKIHNELSVDSSLMLGNKTILDFRNLLDRAYWPRIRGLIQDEEAENKTGFKPKLVIMSRNGSRELLNENLLVKLAEEIGFFVEVLRPDKTTELAKIYKSLNCSDVMIGVHGAAMTHFLFLKPRTVFIQIMPLGTEWAAETYFGQPAEKMRLKYIGYKIKLKESSLYAEYGEDDPIIRDPKSFTRKGWDYTKKIYLERQNVTLDLKRFMKPLSRAYKYSIRRNK; from the coding sequence ATGCTACCTCCAGGAACAATTTGTTGTGACAGAACCGGTTGTAGATCAGACATATGTATCATGAAAGGAGACGTTAGAACACACTATACATCTTCGTCAATCTTCCTCTTCACATCCTTCAAAAACAAGTCCAAACCCCCTGAGAAGATCAAACCATACACAAGGAAATGGGAAACAAGTGTGATGGAAACAGTTCAAGAACTCAATCTCGTCTACAAAGATGTCAATGATGAACATCACAACAAGATCTGCGATGTTGTGTACCAAAACGTTCCCGCTGTGTTTTTCTCAACGGGTGGATACACTGGAAACGTCTACCACGAGTTCAACGAAGGAATCATCCCTTTGTTCATCACTTCACAGCATTTCAACAAGAAGGTTGTGTTTGTGATCGTTGAGTATCGTAATTGGTGGGTTACTAAATATAAAGATATCCTCTCTCAGCTATCTGATTATCCTCCCGTGGACTTCAATGGCGACAAGAGAACACACTGTTTCAAGGAAGCTATCGTGGGGTTAAAGATTCACAACGAGTTGAGTGTTGACTCATCGTTAATGCTTGGGAATAAAACGATTCTTGACTTCAGAAACTTGTTGGATCGTGCTTACTGGCCACGTATCCGTGGATTGATTCAAGACGAAGAAGCAGAGAACAAGACTGGTTTCAAACCTAAACTGGTTATTATGTCAAGAAACGGATCAAGAGAGCTACTTAACGAGAATCTTCTGGTGAAACTAGCGGAGGAGATTGGTTTCTTTGTCGAGGTTTTGAGACCGGACAAAACAACAGAGCTGGCGAAAATCTACAAATCTTTGAACTGTAGTGATGTAATGATCGGTGTTCACGGAGCTGCGATGACGCATTTCCTTTTCTTGAAACCGAGAACCGTGTTTATACAGATTATGCCGTTAGGAACCGAGTGGGCTGCTGAGACTTACTTTGGACAACCAGCTGAGAAGATGAGGTTGAAGTACATTGGTTACAAGATTAAATTGAAAGAGAGCTCTTTATACGCTGAGTATGGTGAAGATGATCCTATAATTAGAGATCCAAAGAGTTTTACTAGAAAAGGATGGGATTACACTAAGAAGATTTATCTTGAGCGCCAAAACGTGACGCTTGATTTGAAAAGATTCATGAAACCGTTGTCTCGTGCTTATAAGTACTCCATTAGACGAAACAAGTGA
- the LOC106310257 gene encoding agamous-like MADS-box protein AGL18 codes for MQYPNFEKKMGRGRIEIKKIENVNSRQVTFSKRRNGLMKKARELSILCDAEVALIIFSSTGKAYDFSSGCMEQTLSRYGYSGASADHKQREGEQQLLLCSSQENGVVLPKEDAMKSEVERLQLAIQRLKGKELEGMSFSDLISLENQLNDSLHSVKDQKTQILLNQVERSRLKEKRALEENQILRKQVEMLGRGSSGPKGLSEIPQFSSPQAEPESSSSDDDHENDHHSDTSLQLGLSSSGYWTKRKKPKIESLCDNSGSQVASD; via the exons ATGCAATACCCTAATTTTG AGAAGAAGATGGGGAGAGGAAGGATTGAGATTAAGAAGATTGAGAATGTGAACAGTCGTCAAGTCACTTTCTCCAAAAGACGTAACGGGCTGATGAAGAAGGCCAGAGAGCTTTCTATACTCTGTGACGCTGAGGTTGCTCTTATCATCTTCTCTAGCACCGGCAAGGCTTACGATTTCTCCAGTGGCTG TATGGAGCAAACCCTTTCAAGATATGGATACAGTGGTGCGTCGGCTGATCATAAACAAAGAGAAGGAGAACAACAACTTCTACTCTGTTCTTCACAAGAGAACGGTGTTGTG TTGCCAAAAGAAGATGCTATGAAGTCCGAAGTTGAGAGATTACAGCTTGCAATTCA GAGGCTGAAGGGTAAGGAGCTTGAGGGTATGAGTTTCTCGGATCTTATCTCTCTTGAGAACCAGTTGAATGATAGCTTGCATAGCGTCAAGGATCAAAAG ACTCAAATCCTGCTCAATCAGGTAGAAAGATCCCGGTTAAAG GAGAAAAGAGCATTGGAAGAGAACCAAATCTTGCGTAAACAG GTAGAGATGTTGGGGAGAGGTTCATCAGGACCAAAAGGGCTGAGTGAAATACCTCAGTTCTCTAGCCCACAAGCAGAGCCTGAGAGCTCTTCATCAGACGATGATCACGAGAATGACCACCATTCCGACACTTCCTTGCAGCTGGG GTTGTCGTCATCGGGGTATTGGACAAAGAGAAAGAAGCCGAAGATTGAATCGCTCTGTGATAACTCTGGAAGTCAAGTTGCTTCTGATTGA